The following proteins are co-located in the Rheinheimera salexigens genome:
- a CDS encoding glutaredoxin family protein, with protein sequence MNKESITLYSTWGCHLCDSAEALLRQNGQAYQVIDIVDDAAALAKYRLLIPVIAVADKELNWPFDAEQLATWLKEVE encoded by the coding sequence ATGAATAAAGAAAGCATAACTCTGTATAGCACTTGGGGCTGTCACTTATGTGATAGCGCCGAGGCATTATTACGCCAAAACGGCCAAGCGTATCAGGTAATAGATATTGTTGACGATGCAGCAGCATTAGCAAAATATCGGTTACTTATACCTGTGATTGCCGTAGCGGATAAAGAATTAAATTGGCCATTTGATGCCGAGCAATTAGCAACCTGGCTTAAGGAAGTAGAATAG
- a CDS encoding glutathione S-transferase family protein — protein sequence MNHFMALRQMQVYQKVLNTHKENMMRFISLDHSPFAARVKTQILHKQLPIEIIAPAHGLRTPEFLAAFPLGKIPLLELNNGDYLPESTAIMEYLEDIYPQTSCRPEDPIDKAKMRVSMAYGDTHLMPAIMPYFRSLLMPEYEFDKTEQFELLSQTLGKFERWLVINNCNDRGFYKANIDLGDMALFPIMWFVKTIIPMFHTQNVFADVPAIQQWQIWIDENAAVLSVTQSMDTAFHAFLKSRQVTKK from the coding sequence ATGAACCACTTTATGGCTTTACGCCAAATGCAGGTTTACCAAAAGGTTTTAAATACGCATAAGGAAAACATGATGCGCTTTATCAGCTTAGATCATTCACCGTTCGCGGCAAGGGTTAAAACACAAATTCTGCATAAACAGTTGCCGATAGAGATAATAGCGCCTGCACATGGCTTGCGCACGCCTGAGTTCTTAGCGGCTTTTCCGCTAGGTAAAATCCCTTTGTTGGAGCTAAACAACGGTGATTATTTGCCTGAGTCGACTGCAATTATGGAATATTTAGAGGATATATATCCTCAAACCTCATGTAGGCCAGAAGATCCGATTGATAAAGCAAAAATGCGTGTAAGTATGGCTTACGGTGATACGCATCTTATGCCAGCAATAATGCCTTATTTTAGATCTTTGCTAATGCCTGAATATGAATTTGATAAAACAGAGCAATTTGAATTGCTGAGCCAAACACTTGGCAAGTTTGAACGTTGGCTGGTTATAAACAACTGTAACGATAGAGGGTTTTATAAAGCCAATATCGATTTGGGCGACATGGCACTCTTCCCTATCATGTGGTTCGTAAAAACCATTATTCCCATGTTTCATACCCAAAACGTATTTGCGGATGTGCCTGCTATACAGCAATGGCAGATTTGGATAGATGAAAACGCAGCGGTGCTAAGCGTCACACAATCAATGGATACCGCATTTCATGCATTCTTAAAATCAAGGCAAGTAACAAAAAAATGA
- a CDS encoding NADP-dependent oxidoreductase, whose protein sequence is MLKSTPEGEPGVSNFALTELAIPVLSDKQVLCKTLYLSLDPYMRSQISGRHISGSIKPGDVLHGETVSEVVESLDENYKVGDKVRCMGGWQEYSVHSAKELTKVSEKIAPSSYALSVLGMPGLTAYAGLVWQAKPKAGDVVVIPAATGAVGSTAGQLAKSLGCKVIGIAGSDEKCAYAKEQLGYDECINRRTEDLASRLDELCPKGVDIYFDLVGGEILNTVSARLAVGARVILCGLMAEYNQKERIGGPPPGFWIRSRATVYGLVVYDYEHRRQEFIDACLPLVNNGSLKTREDIAKGIAAAPEAFCRLMQGANMGKALVQVS, encoded by the coding sequence ATACTCAAATCTACCCCTGAAGGCGAACCAGGCGTCAGCAACTTTGCCTTAACTGAATTAGCAATTCCTGTCTTGAGCGACAAACAAGTGTTATGTAAAACGCTCTATTTATCGCTCGACCCTTACATGCGCAGTCAAATTTCAGGGCGTCATATATCGGGATCCATAAAGCCCGGAGACGTACTTCATGGTGAAACCGTTAGTGAGGTCGTTGAGTCGCTTGATGAAAACTATAAAGTAGGCGACAAAGTAAGGTGTATGGGGGGATGGCAAGAATATTCAGTGCACAGCGCTAAGGAACTGACGAAGGTTAGTGAGAAAATTGCGCCATCATCGTACGCTCTTTCTGTACTAGGCATGCCAGGGCTTACTGCTTACGCCGGCCTTGTTTGGCAAGCCAAGCCAAAAGCTGGCGATGTTGTGGTGATCCCCGCAGCAACCGGCGCGGTTGGTTCAACTGCTGGGCAGTTGGCAAAAAGCTTAGGCTGTAAAGTGATTGGCATAGCCGGCAGTGATGAAAAGTGTGCCTATGCAAAAGAGCAACTTGGCTATGATGAATGTATTAATCGGCGCACCGAAGACTTAGCCAGTCGCTTAGACGAATTATGCCCCAAAGGCGTCGATATTTACTTCGATTTGGTTGGCGGTGAAATACTTAACACGGTATCGGCAAGACTTGCCGTAGGCGCACGCGTAATATTGTGTGGCCTAATGGCTGAATATAATCAAAAAGAAAGAATAGGTGGGCCGCCGCCCGGTTTTTGGATACGCTCGCGCGCCACGGTTTACGGCTTAGTGGTATATGACTATGAACATCGCAGACAAGAGTTTATTGATGCCTGCTTGCCATTAGTCAATAACGGTAGCTTAAAGACTCGCGAAGATATTGCAAAAGGCATAGCGGCTGCACCCGAAGCATTTTGCCGCTTAATGCAGGGTGCTAATATGGGGAAAGCGCTTGTTCAAGTGAGTTGA
- the rlmKL gene encoding bifunctional 23S rRNA (guanine(2069)-N(7))-methyltransferase RlmK/23S rRNA (guanine(2445)-N(2))-methyltransferase RlmL, with translation MLEFWALTSKGVEELVADEIRQHGGEVIKMTMGVVRFKAELRTAYQLCLWSRMATRIMRLIQSEAITADSDLYQVACKIDWPQQMALRNTLAVDCVGKHAKIDNTQFGAIRLKDAIVDQFREETGHRPDVDRMNPDVRFQVRLDRNHFHFLQDFSGPSLHQRGYRSGQGEAPLKEHLAAALIKRSGWQIDQPFFDPFCGSGTLVIEAALLALNKAPGLSRERFAFESWPGHRDVIWQQLKAEAKAAEKPLTTSIQFYGSDSDERALAKAKQNAAKAGISSITQFNYADATKLNTAVSSSAGVIVTNPPYGERLGELPTLIPLYSQFSLALKQHYQGWRLAIITSNADLLRALRLSRSKTYKFTNGPLDCEFTLFDLTEKQVAVSSDAPSLFFQESTAFGNRLAKNFKQLQKWAKKEQINCYRIYDADIPEYNVAVDWYDGEVVVHEYAAPSTVDEQIAQKRLFDVVNQVPPVLGIKSEQMILKVREKKKGTTQYQALANADKYKQVTEYGATFLVNLRDYLDTGLFLDHRITRHMIQQQAKGKSVLNLFAYTGTASVHAAIGGASSVTTVDMSNTYLDWAKKNFTINGLQGSQYKFEQADCLQWLSRCREQFDLIFVDPPTFSNSKRMQDSWDVQRDHVGLLNKLIPRVAVGGKVIFSNNKRKFKLDTEQLIEAGWQVKDNSAATLPEDFKRNPHIHVCYELTR, from the coding sequence ATGCTGGAATTCTGGGCGTTGACGTCTAAAGGTGTTGAAGAGTTAGTTGCGGATGAGATCCGTCAGCACGGTGGCGAAGTTATTAAAATGACAATGGGTGTAGTGCGCTTTAAAGCAGAACTACGCACTGCGTATCAATTATGTTTATGGTCGCGTATGGCAACCCGTATTATGCGTCTGATCCAATCAGAAGCTATTACTGCCGACAGCGACTTATACCAAGTGGCTTGTAAAATAGATTGGCCACAGCAAATGGCGTTAAGAAATACCTTAGCGGTAGATTGCGTGGGCAAACATGCCAAGATTGATAATACTCAGTTTGGTGCTATTCGCTTAAAAGATGCCATTGTAGATCAGTTTCGTGAAGAAACTGGCCACAGACCTGATGTTGACCGCATGAATCCGGATGTGCGCTTTCAGGTACGTTTAGATAGAAATCACTTTCATTTCTTACAAGATTTCTCGGGGCCTTCATTACACCAGCGTGGTTATAGAAGCGGCCAAGGTGAAGCTCCGTTAAAAGAACATTTAGCCGCAGCGTTGATTAAACGCTCAGGTTGGCAGATTGATCAGCCATTTTTTGACCCGTTTTGCGGTAGCGGTACCTTAGTAATTGAAGCGGCTTTATTAGCGTTAAATAAAGCGCCAGGATTAAGCCGTGAGCGCTTTGCCTTTGAAAGCTGGCCTGGCCATCGTGATGTAATTTGGCAGCAGTTAAAAGCAGAAGCTAAAGCCGCTGAAAAACCATTAACGACCAGTATTCAGTTTTATGGCTCAGATAGTGATGAGCGCGCCTTAGCTAAAGCGAAGCAGAATGCGGCTAAAGCCGGTATAAGTTCTATCACTCAGTTTAACTATGCTGATGCCACTAAGCTTAATACGGCCGTATCTAGCTCGGCGGGTGTGATAGTTACGAATCCGCCTTATGGTGAGCGTTTAGGTGAGTTACCGACATTAATTCCATTATATAGTCAGTTTTCATTAGCTTTAAAGCAGCATTATCAGGGTTGGCGTTTAGCAATTATTACCTCGAATGCCGATTTACTGCGTGCATTACGTTTATCTCGCTCTAAAACCTATAAGTTTACTAATGGTCCGTTAGATTGTGAGTTTACGTTATTTGATTTAACCGAGAAGCAAGTTGCGGTGAGCTCTGATGCACCCTCGTTGTTTTTTCAAGAAAGCACAGCTTTTGGTAATCGCTTAGCGAAAAACTTTAAACAGTTACAAAAGTGGGCTAAAAAAGAGCAAATTAACTGTTACCGTATTTATGATGCCGATATTCCTGAATATAACGTGGCAGTCGATTGGTATGACGGTGAAGTTGTGGTGCACGAGTATGCTGCGCCAAGCACCGTTGATGAACAAATTGCCCAAAAACGTTTATTTGATGTTGTGAACCAAGTACCACCGGTATTAGGTATTAAATCAGAGCAGATGATATTAAAAGTACGTGAAAAGAAAAAAGGTACTACCCAATATCAAGCGTTAGCGAATGCAGATAAATATAAACAGGTTACTGAATATGGCGCTACGTTTTTAGTTAACTTGCGCGATTATTTAGATACCGGTTTATTTTTAGATCACCGTATTACCCGGCACATGATCCAGCAGCAAGCAAAAGGTAAGTCGGTATTAAACTTATTTGCTTATACCGGCACGGCGTCTGTGCATGCGGCTATTGGTGGTGCGAGCAGTGTTACTACTGTTGATATGTCTAATACCTATTTAGATTGGGCCAAAAAGAACTTCACCATTAATGGCTTGCAGGGTTCACAATATAAGTTTGAACAAGCAGATTGTTTGCAATGGCTAAGCCGTTGTCGTGAGCAGTTTGACTTAATATTTGTTGACCCGCCAACATTCTCTAACTCGAAGCGGATGCAAGACAGCTGGGATGTGCAGCGAGATCATGTTGGTTTATTAAATAAATTAATCCCGCGGGTAGCCGTTGGCGGTAAAGTTATTTTCTCTAATAATAAACGCAAATTTAAACTGGATACCGAGCAGCTTATTGAAGCCGGTTGGCAGGTGAAAGATAATTCAGCCGCTACATTGCCAGAAGACTTTAAGCGTAATCCGCATATTCATGTTTGTTATGAGTTGACTCGTTAA
- the uup gene encoding ATP-binding cassette ATPase Uup yields MELLRFQQACLAFGTHPILDHVDFSLFSGERVCLVGRNGAGKSSFLKLLTGQQNLDDGQIVVNTGVVLSRLEQDPPAKMDVKIADFIREGAGDLAEKLQQFYTLAENLEGAGDAEYRLFEHLQSEMDTRDGWSLDSRVVDICQQFNMDGDASLSTLSGGWLRKAALARALIAKPDVLLLDEPTNHLDVEAIQWLEQFLLNFNGAIIFITHDRAFVRALATRIIDLDRGELTSHPGNYQMYLDRKQKMLEDEQQHNALFDKRLAEEEVWIRQGIKARRTRNEGRVRALKELRKERAARLDKLGKVDFNIEQADRSGKLVFEAKGVSQQFGDHVVIKELDLLVMRGDRIALVGPNGVGKSTLIKLLLGDYQHSAGEVKRGTNIEVAYFDQHRMALDLEATVQDNVADGKQEINQNGRTRHVLSYLQDFLFPPARARTPVKALSGGEKNRLLLAKLFARPSNLLILDEPTNDLDVETLELLEDILQQYQGTVLLVSHDREFVNNTVTSSLLFIGDGKVVEIAGGYDDVTAYQQRQQAIAAAKPITKSKAPVTNANQKPEVATAVATTEKAKKKLSYKEQRELESLPLQIEQLEQALAKLQVEVNQPEFFKANAEQTQTTLNQLAETESKLAQAFARWEKLDA; encoded by the coding sequence GTGGAATTATTACGTTTTCAACAAGCGTGTTTAGCTTTTGGTACTCACCCTATATTAGACCATGTCGATTTTAGTCTATTTAGTGGCGAGCGAGTGTGTTTAGTTGGTCGTAATGGTGCCGGTAAATCGTCATTCTTAAAATTACTGACCGGTCAGCAAAATTTAGATGATGGCCAAATAGTGGTTAATACCGGTGTGGTATTAAGCCGACTGGAGCAAGATCCACCAGCAAAAATGGATGTGAAAATTGCCGACTTTATTCGTGAAGGCGCCGGTGATTTAGCCGAAAAACTACAGCAGTTTTATACCCTAGCTGAAAACCTTGAAGGTGCAGGCGATGCTGAATACCGGTTATTTGAGCATTTGCAATCTGAAATGGATACGCGTGACGGTTGGAGCTTAGACTCGCGAGTCGTCGATATCTGTCAGCAGTTTAATATGGATGGCGACGCTAGCTTAAGCACCTTATCCGGTGGTTGGTTACGTAAGGCCGCCTTAGCGCGGGCATTAATTGCTAAGCCAGATGTGTTATTACTCGATGAGCCCACCAACCATTTAGATGTTGAAGCTATTCAATGGTTAGAGCAGTTTTTATTGAATTTTAATGGTGCCATTATTTTTATTACTCACGATAGGGCATTTGTTCGTGCTTTAGCTACGCGCATTATTGATCTTGATCGGGGAGAGTTAACCTCGCATCCGGGTAATTACCAGATGTACTTAGATCGCAAACAAAAAATGCTTGAAGACGAACAGCAGCATAATGCGTTGTTTGATAAGCGTTTAGCGGAAGAAGAAGTGTGGATCCGCCAAGGCATTAAAGCACGCCGTACCCGTAACGAAGGCCGTGTTCGTGCTTTAAAAGAATTACGTAAAGAGCGCGCAGCCCGTTTAGATAAGTTAGGTAAAGTCGATTTTAATATAGAGCAAGCCGATCGCTCAGGTAAGTTAGTGTTTGAAGCCAAAGGCGTTTCTCAGCAGTTTGGTGATCACGTAGTTATTAAAGAATTAGATTTACTAGTTATGCGTGGCGACCGTATTGCCTTAGTTGGCCCTAATGGTGTCGGTAAATCGACCTTAATCAAATTATTATTGGGCGATTATCAGCATTCAGCCGGTGAAGTAAAGCGCGGTACTAATATTGAAGTGGCGTATTTTGACCAACACCGGATGGCACTAGATTTAGAAGCTACTGTGCAAGATAACGTGGCTGATGGTAAACAAGAAATTAACCAAAATGGTAGAACGCGGCATGTATTAAGTTACTTACAAGACTTTTTATTCCCGCCAGCACGTGCCAGAACGCCCGTTAAAGCCCTATCGGGTGGTGAGAAAAACCGTTTGTTATTGGCCAAGTTATTCGCCAGACCTAGTAATTTACTAATTCTCGATGAGCCAACCAACGACTTAGATGTTGAAACATTAGAGCTTTTAGAAGATATTTTACAACAATATCAAGGTACTGTGTTATTAGTAAGCCATGACCGTGAGTTTGTTAATAATACCGTGACTAGCTCCTTACTATTTATTGGCGATGGTAAAGTAGTTGAAATTGCTGGGGGTTATGACGATGTGACTGCTTATCAGCAACGGCAACAAGCGATAGCTGCAGCTAAGCCGATTACTAAGTCTAAAGCACCGGTAACAAATGCTAACCAAAAACCAGAGGTTGCTACTGCCGTAGCGACTACTGAAAAGGCCAAAAAAAAGTTATCATACAAAGAACAACGTGAATTAGAGTCTTTACCTTTACAAATTGAACAGCTAGAACAAGCATTAGCTAAGTTACAAGTAGAGGTAAACCAGCCTGAGTTTTTTAAAGCTAATGCTGAGCAGACCCAGACAACGTTGAACCAATTAGCCGAAACCGAGTCGAAGCTGGCGCAAGCGTTTGCACGCTGGGAAAAATTAGACGCATAA